A single genomic interval of Gemmatimonadota bacterium harbors:
- a CDS encoding RNA polymerase sigma factor: MQVRPDPYETLIHLTTGVQVAAASLSDEELIEGARAGYDAYIGALWRRFGPGLLHGIRHVAGDRAEEVVTDVFMTLPHTLTGYTERGAFSKWLFGVAFNIARTRRRSDSRRPEVEWSPAVTEPLREPSAQARIDEKHVLELVMHELSDTLREAFLLSIKGFGPREIARMLDISAEAAAVRVHRARERIEALFPGLRM, from the coding sequence GTGCAAGTGCGCCCCGATCCGTACGAAACCCTCATCCACTTGACAACCGGCGTACAGGTTGCTGCCGCGTCGCTCTCGGATGAGGAGCTCATCGAGGGTGCCCGTGCTGGGTATGACGCATACATCGGCGCCCTCTGGCGCCGCTTCGGGCCCGGGCTGCTTCATGGCATCCGCCATGTCGCCGGTGACCGCGCCGAAGAAGTCGTGACCGATGTCTTCATGACCCTTCCGCACACGCTGACGGGCTACACCGAGAGGGGCGCGTTCTCGAAGTGGCTGTTCGGCGTCGCGTTCAACATCGCGCGCACTCGGCGACGCTCTGACTCCAGGCGCCCCGAAGTCGAGTGGTCTCCGGCCGTTACCGAGCCGTTGCGCGAGCCTTCAGCACAGGCTCGCATCGACGAGAAGCACGTGCTGGAGCTCGTGATGCATGAACTGTCGGACACGCTGCGGGAGGCGTTTCTCCTTTCCATCAAGGGCTTTGGCCCTAGGGAGATCGCCCGGATGCTCGACATCTCCGCGGAGGCGGCTGCCGTGAGGGTGCACCGGGCCCGAGAGCGCATCGAGGCCCTCTTTCCGGGACTCCGGATGTAA